In the Kaistella sp. 97-N-M2 genome, one interval contains:
- a CDS encoding DUF2207 domain-containing protein, which produces MKRFIFLFLLLTFGFGSAQDVSFDATAQNNYEHILSFHSDIDISKEAIVTVHEKIKVYAAGINIRRGIFRTLPLWREINGKKTRIKYDIVSVKRDGEKETYHTESSGADYAIYFGQKDHILTPGVYDYDLTYTTTNQIGFFQNYDEFYWNVNGALWDYEVDEVSATVNLPEGAKIVQNSCYTGQYGSTSSNCTSEKISETAIQFAATNLQKNEGLTIAVGFNKGIFAPPPPPGLLEKYGVLAVLLLAALGLSAYFYTSWQKYGIDPVKPVVYPQFNAPQNLSPASLGYLDNEYYSNHMISAAIVSLGVKGFVKIIEDDQRILGIFGGKEYTLEKTKEPDQTLPKEEINLMNTFFPGEAKTVSFTGKYSSKIENAVNDFKASLQFQHDAFLKKGNNTGKLVFPALSILILYAAGLFFSFRLSYNDSYLGIGIFLGVFTLVLAVLFSFLFERYRLIKWSFGLVSVGLIFLSIVSFSADAERNENVGFYASYGFLIFGFIAMVIFQYLIKQPSPEKQETQSLIEGFKMYLGTAEEKTLQFHNPPEMTPAVFEKMLPYAMVLGVDKIWGEKFQSMLKRSALGANDHYQSNWFVGASLMNMNFASSLNSSLSQSIASSSTQPSSSGSGSGGGGFSGGGGGGGGGGGW; this is translated from the coding sequence ATGAAACGTTTTATTTTTCTTTTTCTCCTGCTGACTTTCGGTTTCGGATCTGCACAGGACGTGTCGTTCGACGCCACCGCGCAGAATAATTACGAACACATCCTCTCCTTTCATTCCGATATCGATATCTCGAAGGAGGCTATTGTAACGGTGCACGAAAAGATAAAAGTGTACGCTGCCGGCATAAACATTCGCCGCGGAATTTTTCGCACACTGCCTTTGTGGCGAGAGATCAACGGCAAGAAAACACGCATCAAGTACGATATTGTTTCAGTTAAAAGAGATGGTGAGAAAGAAACTTATCACACCGAAAGTTCCGGCGCCGATTACGCCATTTATTTTGGACAGAAAGACCACATTTTAACGCCCGGCGTTTACGACTACGATCTTACTTACACGACGACGAACCAAATTGGCTTTTTCCAAAATTACGATGAATTTTACTGGAATGTTAACGGCGCTTTGTGGGATTATGAAGTCGACGAAGTTTCGGCTACCGTAAATTTACCCGAAGGTGCGAAAATTGTTCAAAATTCCTGCTACACGGGACAATACGGCTCCACTTCTTCTAATTGCACCAGCGAAAAAATTTCCGAAACCGCTATTCAGTTTGCTGCCACAAATCTGCAGAAGAATGAAGGTTTAACGATTGCAGTCGGTTTCAACAAAGGAATATTTGCGCCACCGCCACCACCGGGATTACTGGAGAAATACGGCGTTTTGGCTGTTCTGCTTCTGGCCGCTTTAGGACTTTCTGCCTATTTTTATACTAGTTGGCAAAAATATGGCATCGATCCTGTGAAACCGGTGGTTTACCCGCAGTTCAACGCACCACAAAATCTTTCTCCCGCTTCGTTGGGTTATCTGGATAACGAATATTACTCCAATCACATGATTTCTGCGGCCATTGTAAGTCTGGGCGTTAAAGGTTTCGTTAAAATTATCGAAGACGACCAAAGGATTTTAGGAATTTTTGGCGGAAAGGAATACACGCTGGAAAAAACGAAGGAACCCGACCAAACTTTACCCAAAGAGGAAATCAACCTGATGAACACGTTTTTTCCGGGGGAAGCGAAAACCGTTTCTTTCACTGGAAAATACAGCTCAAAAATCGAAAATGCCGTTAACGATTTTAAGGCAAGTCTGCAATTTCAACATGACGCTTTTTTAAAAAAAGGCAATAATACCGGCAAATTGGTTTTCCCCGCATTATCGATTTTGATTTTGTATGCCGCGGGACTCTTTTTTAGTTTTCGCCTCAGTTACAACGACTCCTATTTAGGAATAGGAATTTTTTTAGGCGTTTTCACTTTGGTGCTCGCCGTGCTTTTTTCCTTCTTATTTGAGCGGTACCGACTCATAAAGTGGAGCTTCGGTCTGGTCTCGGTGGGTCTTATTTTCCTTTCGATCGTGTCTTTTTCAGCCGATGCGGAACGAAACGAAAACGTGGGATTCTACGCGTCGTACGGCTTTTTGATTTTCGGATTTATCGCAATGGTGATTTTTCAATACCTCATCAAACAGCCTTCGCCGGAAAAACAGGAAACACAATCGCTTATTGAAGGATTTAAAATGTATTTGGGAACGGCGGAAGAAAAAACGCTGCAGTTTCATAATCCGCCTGAGATGACGCCGGCGGTTTTTGAAAAAATGCTGCCCTATGCCATGGTTTTGGGCGTGGATAAAATTTGGGGAGAAAAATTCCAAAGCATGTTAAAAAGATCCGCTCTTGGCGCAAATGATCACTACCAATCGAACTGGTTTGTCGGCGCATCGCTGATGAATATGAATTTTGCAAGTTCGCTCAATTCGTCGCTTTCGCAATCGATCGCTAGTTCTTCCACACAACCTTCGAGTTCCGGCAGCGGATCCGGTGGTGGTGGCTTTTCCGGCGGTGGCGGCGGCGGCGGCGGTGGTGGCGGCTGGTAA
- the murA gene encoding UDP-N-acetylglucosamine 1-carboxyvinyltransferase gives MSGSFQIKGGKKLHGEITPQGAKNEALQILCAVLLTDEAVRVKNIPDIHDVNRLIEILGDFGVKVTKNGHGDFTFQADAINFDYIKSADFKKDGAKLRGSVMLLGPMLARFGEAYMPTPGGDKIGRRRLDTHFQGLVELGADFQYDEKEFFYTLKAKELRGKFILLEEASVTGTANIVMAAVLAKGTTSIYNAACEPYLQQLCKMLNRMGANISGIGSNLLTIEGVSHLGGTDHTMLPDMVEIGSWIGLAAMTKSEITIKNVNWNELGVIPNTFRKLGIHLERRGDDIYIPAQENYKIQKFIDGSILTVSDAPWPGFTPDLLSIILVVATQAKGTVLVHQKMFESRLFFVDKLIDMGAQIILCDPHRATIVGLNHEYPLRGTTMISPDIRAGNAMLIAALSAEGTSTIHNIEQIDRGYENIDGRLKAIGADIERI, from the coding sequence ATGAGCGGATCTTTTCAAATTAAAGGCGGCAAAAAGCTGCACGGAGAAATTACGCCGCAAGGTGCGAAAAATGAAGCCCTCCAAATCCTATGTGCGGTTTTATTAACCGATGAAGCCGTTCGCGTTAAAAATATTCCGGACATTCATGATGTCAACAGACTCATTGAAATTTTAGGTGATTTTGGCGTGAAAGTTACCAAAAACGGACACGGAGATTTCACCTTTCAGGCAGATGCCATCAATTTCGATTACATAAAATCCGCCGATTTTAAGAAAGACGGCGCCAAACTTAGAGGCTCTGTGATGCTTTTGGGGCCTATGTTAGCGAGGTTCGGCGAGGCGTATATGCCCACGCCGGGCGGTGATAAAATTGGAAGACGGCGTTTGGATACGCACTTTCAGGGATTGGTTGAACTGGGCGCAGATTTTCAGTACGACGAAAAAGAATTCTTTTATACGCTGAAGGCGAAGGAACTTCGCGGCAAATTTATTTTACTCGAAGAAGCTTCCGTTACGGGGACTGCAAACATCGTAATGGCCGCGGTTTTAGCCAAAGGAACGACAAGTATTTACAACGCTGCTTGCGAACCCTATCTGCAGCAGTTGTGCAAAATGCTGAACAGAATGGGTGCCAACATTTCCGGCATCGGTTCCAATCTGCTCACCATCGAAGGAGTTTCGCACCTTGGCGGTACAGACCATACCATGCTTCCGGATATGGTAGAGATCGGCTCCTGGATTGGCCTTGCCGCCATGACGAAATCTGAGATCACCATCAAAAATGTAAACTGGAACGAACTGGGTGTAATTCCCAATACGTTTCGCAAACTCGGCATCCACCTGGAGCGTCGCGGCGACGATATTTACATTCCCGCGCAGGAAAATTATAAAATTCAAAAGTTTATCGACGGTTCCATTTTAACGGTTTCGGATGCGCCCTGGCCAGGATTCACGCCGGATTTGCTCTCCATTATTCTGGTGGTGGCAACACAGGCCAAGGGAACGGTTTTGGTTCATCAGAAAATGTTCGAATCGCGGTTGTTCTTCGTCGATAAACTCATCGATATGGGTGCGCAGATTATTTTGTGCGATCCGCACAGAGCCACCATCGTAGGGCTGAATCACGAATATCCGTTGCGCGGAACAACCATGATTTCCCCCGACATCCGCGCCGGAAATGCCATGCTCATCGCCGCACTTTCAGCGGAAGGAACCTCCACCATTCACAATATCGAGCAGATCGACCGCGGTTATGAAAACATCGACGGACGCTTAAAAGCCATCGGCGCCGATATTGAGAGGATTTAA
- a CDS encoding DUF4290 domain-containing protein: MEYNTNRTHLHMPEYGRIIQQLVERCKELATKEKRNEMAVAIVDFMGQRNPQLRDEENYKHKLWDHLYILASHDLDVDSPYPFPTEEELQEKPRKMDYPKLQGDFKFYGKSILQLIDKAIELEAGDEKDALIQVIANNMKKSYNVYNKEHVQDEVIFRHLKDLSGNRLDLTVLDSLEKSKIYYATNRNSNGNNKNNGRGNQNQNNNQNKRRNYQNNKNRN, encoded by the coding sequence ATGGAATACAATACCAATAGAACACACTTACATATGCCGGAATACGGCAGAATTATACAGCAGCTGGTCGAACGCTGCAAAGAACTGGCTACAAAGGAGAAACGAAATGAAATGGCTGTCGCTATCGTCGATTTTATGGGGCAAAGAAATCCGCAGCTGCGTGATGAAGAGAATTATAAACATAAACTTTGGGACCATCTTTATATTTTAGCGAGCCACGATTTAGACGTGGATTCGCCATATCCATTTCCGACGGAAGAAGAATTGCAGGAAAAGCCCCGAAAAATGGATTATCCGAAACTGCAGGGCGATTTTAAATTTTACGGAAAAAGTATTTTACAGCTCATCGATAAAGCCATCGAACTGGAAGCAGGCGACGAAAAAGACGCCTTGATCCAGGTGATTGCGAACAACATGAAAAAATCTTATAACGTTTATAACAAGGAGCATGTGCAGGATGAGGTGATTTTCCGTCATTTGAAAGATCTCTCCGGAAACCGTTTGGATCTTACCGTTTTGGATTCGCTGGAAAAGAGTAAAATCTACTACGCCACCAACCGCAACAGCAACGGCAATAATAAGAACAACGGCCGGGGCAACCAAAACCAAAACAACAACCAGAATAAGCGCCGGAATTATCAAAATAATAAAAATCGAAACTAA
- a CDS encoding thiol-disulfide oxidoreductase DCC family protein translates to MMIDHTKYYVFYDGDCGFCNFWVQWILTNDSKDQFLFSALQSEFAQQFLKERNLETHQLSTLYLWKPKSFYLKKSQAALAIVRILGGKYAVAGHLNFLPNFISDFVYDQIAKNRMKLAAQKCFVPNAEEKKKFIL, encoded by the coding sequence ATGATGATTGACCACACAAAATATTACGTGTTTTATGACGGCGACTGCGGTTTCTGTAATTTTTGGGTGCAGTGGATTTTAACCAATGACTCTAAAGACCAGTTTCTTTTTTCTGCGTTGCAGTCAGAATTTGCACAACAGTTTTTAAAGGAACGAAACCTGGAAACCCACCAGCTCAGTACGCTTTATCTTTGGAAACCGAAATCTTTTTATCTGAAAAAATCGCAGGCAGCCCTGGCCATCGTCCGCATTTTAGGCGGAAAATACGCAGTCGCGGGTCATTTAAATTTTCTGCCAAATTTTATTTCGGACTTTGTGTACGATCAGATCGCGAAAAACAGAATGAAACTCGCCGCACAAAAATGCTTTGTACCTAATGCGGAGGAAAAGAAGAAATTTATTCTGTGA
- a CDS encoding heme-binding domain-containing protein, protein MKKILVILLVAFIIIQFFPIDKNNPAPTPQMDFLTIKKTPEATSRLIRNGCYDCHSNETKYVWYSNIQPIAWFLQNHIEEGRKHLNFSTFATYEPKRQAHKMEEAREMIEKDEMPLDSYVLGHPEAKFTEAEKQELIRYFKLAESNIRLEHNLPAGEKNKVYFKYDD, encoded by the coding sequence ATGAAAAAAATTCTAGTGATCTTATTGGTCGCCTTCATCATCATTCAGTTTTTTCCAATTGATAAGAACAATCCGGCACCGACACCGCAAATGGATTTTCTAACCATCAAAAAAACGCCGGAAGCAACTTCGCGTTTAATCCGGAATGGCTGCTACGATTGCCACAGCAATGAAACTAAATATGTATGGTACTCGAATATTCAGCCCATCGCCTGGTTTTTGCAGAATCATATCGAGGAAGGCAGAAAACATCTTAACTTCTCAACTTTTGCCACCTACGAACCAAAACGTCAGGCACACAAGATGGAAGAAGCGCGCGAAATGATCGAAAAGGATGAAATGCCTTTAGATTCGTATGTTTTGGGGCATCCCGAAGCAAAATTTACGGAAGCGGAAAAGCAGGAACTGATTCGGTATTTTAAACTCGCAGAAAGCAATATCCGTTTGGAACACAATCTTCCGGCAGGAGAAAAAAATAAAGTTTATTTTAAATATGATGATTGA
- a CDS encoding peroxiredoxin: protein MSLVGKKFPNIAIDAMSEMGDDLKINIFEQTTQNEQKVVLFWYPKDFTFVCPTELHAFQEALGEFEKRNTKVIGASCDTNEVHFAWLNTAKDNGGIEGVTYPILADTHRQLANLLGIVDQDFDYDEEGNESFTGSNVTYRATYLIDETGKIFHESVNDMPLGRNVKEYLRLIDAYTHVQKHGEVCPANWEEGKEAMQANRKSTAEYLAAQN, encoded by the coding sequence ATGTCATTAGTAGGAAAGAAATTCCCGAATATCGCAATCGACGCCATGAGTGAAATGGGTGATGATTTAAAAATCAACATTTTCGAACAAACAACCCAAAACGAGCAAAAAGTTGTTTTATTTTGGTATCCAAAAGATTTTACTTTTGTTTGTCCGACGGAGTTACACGCCTTTCAGGAGGCTTTAGGAGAATTCGAAAAAAGAAATACAAAAGTAATTGGAGCTTCTTGCGACACCAACGAAGTCCATTTTGCGTGGTTAAATACGGCAAAAGATAATGGCGGCATCGAAGGTGTTACGTATCCGATTCTTGCAGATACGCACAGACAGCTGGCAAACCTTTTAGGAATTGTAGATCAGGATTTTGATTATGACGAAGAAGGAAACGAATCTTTCACCGGATCCAACGTTACGTACAGAGCGACTTACCTGATTGATGAAACCGGAAAAATCTTCCACGAATCCGTAAACGATATGCCTTTAGGAAGAAACGTAAAAGAATATTTGCGCTTAATCGATGCGTATACACACGTACAAAAACATGGTGAAGTTTGTCCCGCAAACTGGGAAGAAGGTAAAGAAGCCATGCAGGCCAACAGAAAATCCACCGCAGAATATTTAGCCGCTCAAAACTAA
- a CDS encoding thioredoxin family protein, which yields MYTELAEDTLQQIVADNEKVVVQYGATWCGNCRIMKPKFKKLAAENDAIPFLYVDAEKLPESRKLANVDNLPTFAIFQNGELVNQVQSNQAESLINLFNELN from the coding sequence ATGTACACAGAATTAGCAGAAGACACCTTGCAACAGATTGTTGCAGACAATGAAAAAGTAGTGGTACAATACGGTGCAACCTGGTGTGGCAACTGCCGCATCATGAAGCCAAAATTTAAGAAACTGGCGGCGGAAAACGATGCAATTCCTTTTCTGTATGTTGATGCCGAAAAATTACCGGAAAGCCGAAAGTTGGCAAATGTAGATAATTTACCTACGTTTGCGATCTTTCAAAATGGCGAACTGGTGAATCAGGTACAATCCAACCAGGCCGAAAGTCTTATCAATCTCTTTAATGAACTGAACTAA
- a CDS encoding DUF6952 family protein yields the protein MKLPIIRQFYQTQTVETLEKTLEVLEAFSEFRGITEEDLNVAGELITNICGALEVHANVANGMAERDALNNFAQKVLGSIDR from the coding sequence ATGAAACTACCAATTATAAGACAGTTTTATCAAACTCAAACCGTTGAAACTTTAGAAAAAACTTTAGAGGTTTTAGAAGCCTTCTCGGAGTTTCGCGGAATAACGGAAGAGGATCTAAACGTGGCCGGCGAGTTAATTACGAACATTTGTGGCGCTTTGGAAGTTCACGCTAATGTAGCCAACGGAATGGCAGAAAGAGATGCATTGAATAATTTTGCACAGAAGGTTTTAGGTTCTATCGACCGATAA
- a CDS encoding NAD(P)/FAD-dependent oxidoreductase: MPKEFQFQASPEAASSDELLAKQVAKFCKINPAEIQKVVVLKRSVDARQKSIKVNLKGIAYLRGENYTLDKIELPDYPNVENKQEVIVVGAGPAGLFAALQLIELGLKPIIIERGKDVRGRRRDLKAINVDGIVNQDSNYCFGEGGAGTYSDGKLYTRSKKRGDIDRILELFVAFGATPDIMVEAHPHIGTNKLPQIIQDIREKIIECGGKVLFESRVIDFAIKNNQIEGVLLQNGTAVAAQKVILATGHSARDIFELLHQKNIFIEAKAFALGVRAEHPQTLIDKIQYSCDYRGDFLPPAPYAVVKQIKGRGMYSFCMCPGGVIAPCATSPGEVVTNGWSPSKRDQPTANSGIVVELKLEDFKAYQKFGPLAGMEFQKAIEQKAWHLAGETQKAPAQRMVDFTQRKLSQHIPKTSYVPGTTSVEMGQVLPGFLTQIMREGFLEFEKSMKGYLTNDAILHAPESRTSSPVRIPRDDFSLEHLQIKGLYPCGEGAGYAGGIISAAIDGEKCALKVAESLKTFS; this comes from the coding sequence ATGCCAAAAGAATTTCAATTTCAAGCCTCGCCGGAAGCGGCTTCCTCGGACGAATTATTAGCCAAACAGGTTGCGAAATTCTGCAAAATAAATCCGGCCGAAATTCAGAAGGTGGTCGTCTTAAAACGGTCGGTCGACGCACGGCAAAAATCCATCAAAGTTAATCTGAAAGGAATTGCCTATTTAAGGGGCGAAAATTATACTCTTGATAAAATCGAATTGCCCGATTATCCCAATGTTGAGAACAAGCAGGAAGTCATTGTCGTGGGCGCGGGTCCGGCTGGTTTATTTGCGGCGTTGCAACTGATCGAATTGGGCTTAAAACCTATAATTATTGAGCGTGGTAAGGACGTCCGCGGTCGACGCCGCGATTTGAAAGCCATTAATGTTGATGGCATCGTTAACCAAGATTCCAATTACTGCTTTGGCGAAGGCGGCGCTGGAACTTATTCCGACGGAAAACTTTACACCCGTTCCAAAAAGCGCGGCGATATCGATCGTATTTTGGAACTTTTTGTGGCTTTTGGCGCCACGCCGGACATTATGGTTGAAGCGCATCCGCATATCGGCACGAACAAATTGCCTCAAATTATTCAGGATATTCGGGAAAAAATCATCGAATGCGGCGGCAAAGTTTTATTTGAATCGCGCGTCATCGATTTCGCTATTAAAAATAATCAAATTGAAGGCGTTCTGCTTCAAAACGGAACTGCGGTTGCTGCGCAGAAAGTGATATTAGCTACGGGCCATTCCGCGCGCGATATTTTCGAACTTCTGCACCAAAAGAATATTTTTATCGAGGCGAAAGCTTTCGCATTAGGCGTTCGGGCAGAACATCCGCAAACTTTGATCGATAAAATTCAGTATTCCTGCGATTATCGCGGCGATTTTTTGCCGCCGGCACCTTATGCGGTGGTCAAACAGATTAAGGGTCGCGGAATGTATTCCTTTTGTATGTGCCCCGGCGGCGTTATTGCGCCGTGTGCAACCAGTCCCGGCGAAGTGGTAACGAATGGCTGGTCGCCCTCCAAAAGAGATCAGCCCACGGCGAATTCCGGAATTGTGGTTGAACTGAAGCTGGAAGATTTCAAAGCTTATCAAAAATTTGGACCCTTGGCCGGCATGGAATTTCAGAAAGCCATCGAGCAGAAGGCCTGGCATCTCGCCGGCGAAACTCAGAAAGCTCCGGCGCAGCGGATGGTGGATTTCACCCAGCGCAAACTTTCTCAGCATATCCCTAAAACCTCGTACGTTCCCGGAACGACTTCCGTAGAAATGGGCCAGGTTTTGCCGGGCTTTCTTACGCAGATTATGCGCGAAGGTTTTCTGGAATTCGAAAAATCGATGAAAGGTTATCTAACCAACGACGCCATTTTACACGCTCCAGAATCCCGAACTTCTTCACCAGTTCGTATTCCGCGGGATGATTTTTCTTTGGAACATCTTCAGATTAAAGGATTGTATCCGTGTGGTGAAGGAGCCGGTTATGCGGGAGGAATTATTTCTGCGGCCATTGACGGGGAGAAATGTGCTTTGAAAGTGGCGGAGAGTTTGAAAACTTTTAGTTGA
- a CDS encoding GNAT family N-acetyltransferase, translated as MNYEIREMQATDGDQVIAIFEEGIAGGNATFDPTAPNWEGWDQKYFNICRFVLENESGDIVGWAALQPVSTRDCFKGVAEVSIYLANSVQGKGLGSMLLKKLILDSEEHDFWTLQAGIFPENEASIYVHKKYGFREVGYREKIGEMNGVWRDIIFLERRSKIVGV; from the coding sequence ATGAATTACGAAATTCGCGAAATGCAAGCAACAGACGGCGATCAGGTGATCGCTATTTTTGAGGAAGGAATTGCGGGCGGAAATGCCACCTTCGATCCCACCGCACCGAATTGGGAAGGTTGGGACCAAAAATATTTTAATATCTGCCGTTTTGTTTTGGAAAACGAAAGCGGTGACATCGTTGGTTGGGCAGCGTTGCAACCCGTCAGCACCCGTGACTGCTTCAAAGGTGTCGCTGAAGTGAGTATTTATCTGGCAAATTCGGTTCAGGGAAAAGGCCTGGGTTCGATGTTGCTGAAAAAATTAATTCTCGACAGCGAGGAGCACGATTTCTGGACGCTGCAGGCCGGGATTTTCCCCGAAAATGAAGCCAGCATTTACGTTCACAAAAAATATGGGTTTAGGGAAGTGGGTTATCGCGAAAAAATCGGGGAGATGAATGGCGTGTGGCGCGACATTATTTTTCTGGAAAGGCGAAGCAAAATTGTGGGCGTTTAA
- a CDS encoding DUF421 domain-containing protein has protein sequence MNPFVDVALRSLALYLFMFAAIRIFGKNQLSQLNAGDIVLLLLISNAVQNAMVGSNISLEGGLVAASVLFVANFALKKVIFKNPKIKSFLESDLIILIKDGVVDNVKMNHEEISFDELEETVREHGVEKIQDVKLAVLEVDGNISVVSFEPGTNKTNFTRHKRKFPRKSHRI, from the coding sequence ATGAATCCCTTTGTTGATGTTGCTTTGCGAAGTCTTGCCTTGTACCTTTTTATGTTTGCGGCCATTCGGATTTTTGGAAAAAATCAATTATCGCAACTCAACGCGGGAGATATTGTTTTGCTGCTTTTGATTTCCAATGCGGTACAAAATGCCATGGTGGGATCAAACATCAGTCTGGAAGGAGGACTGGTGGCGGCGTCAGTTCTTTTCGTGGCCAATTTTGCTTTAAAAAAGGTTATTTTTAAAAATCCTAAGATCAAAAGCTTTTTGGAATCTGATCTCATTATTTTAATCAAAGACGGCGTGGTTGATAATGTGAAGATGAACCACGAAGAGATCAGTTTTGACGAGTTGGAGGAAACGGTTCGCGAACATGGCGTTGAAAAAATCCAAGATGTTAAACTCGCCGTTCTCGAAGTTGATGGCAACATTAGTGTGGTCTCCTTTGAGCCGGGAACGAATAAAACAAATTTTACGCGCCACAAAAGAAAATTTCCGCGGAAAAGCCACCGCATTTAA